The Spirosoma radiotolerans genome has a window encoding:
- a CDS encoding OPT family oligopeptide transporter: MSLPTPAHKPFVPATESPAEFTLKAIITGSVFGVLFGAATVYLSLKAGLSVSASIPIAVLAISLGRRFLNTTILENNIIQTTGSAGESIASGVVFTMPGFLFLTNGTGADFFNYWTILTLAILGGLIGTLMMIPLRRSLIVQEHGTLPYPEGTACASVLIAGEKGGDFAKTAYLGLGAALLYAFLQKVLHIIAEVPIWATKQTNRYFPSAQVSGEITPEYLGVGYIIGFRISAVLVGGGILAWLGLIPLLASVVPGDTIALQLQKLGYLTNLQTAGGPGGWNPATHTFTDTAAAVYRAYIRQIGAGAVTAGGFMTLIKTIPTIISSFRQSFSRASINAIETEDALSGKSAIARTEQDLNVRIVIIGSIVLAILMVVLPQIPGDSILTKLLIAVLVIVFGFFFVTVASRIVGLIGSSSSPVSGMTIATIMGTALIFIGFGLTGKAFEPAVLVVGSMICVAAANAGATSQDLKTGYIVGATPKYQQMALFIGVIVSSLVVGATVKILDTPTPDLLAQGITHAIGSDKFPAPQGTLMATLIKGLLSFNLDWQFVLVGVFIAFVFELCGVSALAFAVGLYLPLSTTLPIFAGGLVKALVDWNAKRKGTVEEDADLGKGSLFATGLVAGGALAGVAVALLSVNEAIYNGLQALTLEPFLSRALGEGGYMLLGALAFAGLAVLLWRIAEGKQEV; encoded by the coding sequence ATGTCCTTACCCACGCCTGCCCACAAGCCGTTTGTGCCCGCAACGGAATCACCCGCCGAGTTTACCCTTAAAGCGATTATAACCGGTTCGGTATTTGGCGTTTTATTCGGGGCCGCTACCGTTTACCTCTCCTTAAAAGCAGGACTTTCTGTATCGGCCTCCATTCCTATTGCCGTGCTAGCCATCTCGCTGGGCCGCAGGTTCCTCAATACCACCATTCTCGAAAATAATATCATCCAAACCACCGGATCGGCGGGAGAGAGCATCGCATCGGGCGTTGTCTTTACAATGCCAGGTTTCCTGTTCCTGACCAACGGTACGGGTGCTGACTTTTTCAATTACTGGACAATTCTTACGCTCGCCATCCTGGGCGGACTGATTGGCACGCTGATGATGATCCCACTTCGACGGTCGCTGATTGTGCAGGAGCACGGCACGCTTCCCTATCCCGAAGGAACCGCCTGTGCATCGGTACTGATTGCGGGCGAGAAAGGGGGCGACTTTGCAAAAACGGCCTACCTGGGTTTGGGAGCAGCCTTGCTGTATGCTTTTCTACAAAAGGTGCTGCATATCATTGCCGAGGTGCCGATTTGGGCAACGAAACAGACCAACCGCTATTTTCCATCGGCTCAGGTGTCTGGCGAAATAACGCCCGAGTATCTGGGGGTGGGTTACATCATTGGCTTTCGTATATCGGCGGTGCTAGTTGGTGGCGGTATTCTGGCCTGGCTTGGCCTCATCCCGCTGCTGGCATCTGTCGTGCCGGGTGACACCATTGCGTTACAGCTACAAAAACTCGGTTATTTGACCAACCTTCAAACAGCCGGCGGACCCGGCGGCTGGAATCCCGCCACACATACGTTTACAGACACGGCCGCAGCCGTATATCGGGCTTATATTCGGCAAATTGGTGCCGGAGCGGTTACGGCCGGTGGGTTTATGACACTCATCAAAACGATTCCAACCATTATTTCCTCGTTTCGGCAAAGTTTCAGCCGGGCGTCTATCAATGCTATTGAAACCGAAGATGCATTGAGCGGTAAGAGTGCCATTGCCCGTACCGAGCAGGATTTGAATGTCCGAATTGTTATCATCGGTAGCATCGTGTTGGCAATATTGATGGTCGTATTGCCCCAAATTCCGGGTGATTCCATACTGACCAAGTTACTGATTGCCGTCCTGGTCATCGTTTTTGGGTTCTTTTTCGTCACCGTCGCCAGCCGAATTGTAGGGCTAATTGGGTCAAGTTCGTCGCCAGTGTCTGGAATGACCATTGCTACCATTATGGGAACCGCGCTTATCTTTATCGGCTTCGGACTAACGGGAAAAGCATTTGAACCGGCGGTGCTGGTTGTTGGCAGCATGATTTGTGTAGCGGCTGCCAACGCGGGAGCTACCTCGCAGGACCTCAAAACAGGTTATATCGTTGGTGCTACGCCGAAATACCAGCAAATGGCGTTGTTCATTGGTGTCATTGTCTCATCGCTAGTCGTTGGGGCAACGGTAAAAATTCTGGACACGCCCACACCCGATCTGCTGGCGCAGGGAATCACCCACGCCATCGGCTCCGACAAATTTCCGGCGCCACAGGGAACACTGATGGCTACCCTCATTAAAGGCTTATTGTCGTTCAACCTCGATTGGCAGTTTGTATTGGTTGGTGTGTTCATTGCTTTTGTATTCGAGTTATGTGGGGTTAGCGCGCTGGCCTTTGCGGTTGGGCTCTACTTACCGTTATCAACAACGTTGCCCATTTTTGCGGGTGGACTTGTGAAAGCCCTTGTTGACTGGAATGCCAAGCGAAAAGGCACAGTTGAGGAAGATGCTGATCTGGGAAAAGGAAGCCTGTTTGCAACCGGACTGGTTGCGGGTGGAGCACTGGCCGGGGTCGCGGTGGCTTTACTATCGGTTAACGAAGCAATATATAATGGGTTACAGGCGCTCACACTGGAGCCATTTCTGAGCAGAGCCCTGGGCGAGGGGGGCTACATGCTGCTGGGCGCATTGGCCTTTGCAGGTCTGGCTGTCCTATTGTGGCGCATAGCAGAAGGCAAGCAGGAGGTATAG
- a CDS encoding AlbA family DNA-binding domain-containing protein, with protein MNPSVMDYQALKNLVKRGEGSNLEFKLKTNHPEKIIRGVVAFANTNGGIMLIGVGDDKKIPGLKYADEDEYLLVRAINKFCFPRISYTIERVQLNDEREVLVIRVPRSPTRPHYIIPDPAEPDNKKAYVRVGDKSVQASREVREILKGEQAERDIRFHYGEKERKLMQHLGEHNSITVDLFASIAGISRRIASRTLVLLVLAHVLDIHPSDVMDKYTTRVLQ; from the coding sequence ATGAACCCATCGGTTATGGACTATCAAGCACTCAAGAACCTGGTCAAACGGGGAGAGGGTAGCAATTTAGAGTTCAAGCTGAAAACAAATCATCCCGAAAAAATTATTCGGGGCGTGGTTGCCTTCGCTAATACAAACGGAGGCATCATGCTCATCGGCGTCGGAGACGACAAGAAAATTCCGGGATTGAAATATGCCGATGAGGACGAATACCTGCTCGTCCGGGCTATCAACAAATTCTGTTTTCCGCGCATTTCTTACACCATCGAACGGGTACAGCTTAACGACGAGCGCGAAGTGCTGGTTATTAGAGTGCCGCGCAGCCCGACTCGTCCGCACTACATCATTCCCGATCCGGCCGAACCCGACAATAAGAAAGCCTATGTGCGTGTGGGCGACAAGTCCGTTCAGGCCAGCCGCGAAGTGCGCGAGATCCTGAAAGGCGAACAGGCCGAGCGGGATATTCGCTTTCATTACGGTGAGAAAGAGCGCAAGCTGATGCAACACCTCGGCGAACACAATAGCATAACGGTCGATTTGTTTGCGTCTATTGCGGGTATCTCACGTCGGATCGCTTCCCGAACGCTGGTCTTGCTGGTGCTGGCGCACGTTCTCGACATTCATCCCAGCGATGTGATGGATAAATACACGACACGGGTGCTTCAATAA